A genomic stretch from Gallus gallus isolate bGalGal1 chromosome 13, bGalGal1.mat.broiler.GRCg7b, whole genome shotgun sequence includes:
- the CAMLG gene encoding guided entry of tail-anchored proteins factor CAMLG isoform X1, which produces MRRICATARLLWLSDDESHVESKLQHEQDKSNSLPLPSVSKRIVLGDSVSNVSGAADHAGSVGDLKGDKDLFSKTPQLVSEGTGELRHRNRGELPSEAAARPPRHGLEQYLSRFDEALKLRNQLMNEKPSQENGNAVEEFDSFRIFRLVGCALLAIAVRAFVCKYLSIFAPFLTLQLAYMGLSKYFPKSEKKVKTTVLTAALLLSGIPAEVISRSMDTYSKMGDVFTDLCVYFFTFIFCHELTLFFGSEVP; this is translated from the exons ATGAGGAGAATCTGTGCCACTGCCCGTTTGCTTTGGCTCTCAG ATGATGAAAGTCACGTGGAATCAAAACTTCAACACGAGCAAGATAAATCCAATTCCctgcctcttccttctgtttcaaAGCGAATCGTGCTTGGTGATTCTGTCTCTAATGTGTCCGGAGCAGCTGACCATGCAGGCAGCGTGGGAGACCTCAAAGGCGATAAGGACTTGTTCAGTAAGACCCCTCAGCTTGTCAGTGAGGGCACAGGCGAGCTCCGTCACCGTAACAGAGGGGAGCTGCCATCTGAAGCTGCAGCACGGCCACCCAGGCATGGATTAGAACAATACTTATCCAGATTTGATGAAGCTCTGAAGCTGAGGAACCAGCTGATGAATGAGAAGCCAAGCCAAGAGAATGGGAATGCAGTGGAGGAGTTTGATTCTTTCCGCATTTTTAGATTAGTGGGATGCGCTCTGCTTGCCATTGCAGTAAGGGCGTTTGTGTGCAAGTACTTG TCAATATTTGCACCCTTTCTTACTCTACAACTTGCTTACATGGGACTATCCAAGTACTTTCCAAAG aGTGAGAAGAAGGTGAAAACTACAGTACTaactgctgctcttttactgtCTGGAATCCCTGCAGAAGTGATCAGTCGCTCTATGGACACCTACAGCAAAATGGGAGATGTTTTCACAGACCTCTGTGTCTATTTCTTTACGTTTATCTTTTGCCACGAACTCACTCTGTTCTTCGGCTCTGAAGTACCATGA
- the DDX46 gene encoding probable ATP-dependent RNA helicase DDX46 — MGRESRHYRKRSASRGRSGSRSRSRSPSDKRKREDRRSRSRDRDRRRERSRSRDKRRSRSRDRKRQRRSRSRERERSRERRRSRSRERRRSRSRSRGRRSRSPSPSKNRKTENRSRSKERTEGVEVSKEKKKEKDDKEEEKDKDASASTVATENFDQNKLEEEMRKRKERVEKWREEQRKKAMENIGELKKEIEEMKQGKKWSLEDDDDDDEETAEGEKEGNEVEDEELDPLDAYMEEVKEEVKKFNMRSVKGGGGSEKKSGPTVTKVVTVVTTKKAVVETEKKKGELMENDQDAMEYSSEEEEVDLQTALTGYQTKQRKLLEPVDHGKIEYEPFRKNFYVEVPELAKMTQEEVNVYRLEMEGITVKGKGCPKPIKTWVQCGISMKILTALKKHGYEKPTPIQSQAIPAIMNGRDLIGIAKTGSGKTIAFLLPMFRHIMDQRALEEGEGPIAVIMTPTRELALQITKECKKFSKTLGLRVVCVYGGTGISEQIAELKRGAEIIVCTPGRMIDMLAANNGRVTNLRRVTYVVLDEADRMFDMGFEPQVMRIVDNVRPDRQTVMFSATFPRAMEALARRILSKPIEVQVGGRSVVCSDVEQHVIVIEEENKFLKLLELLGHYQEKGSVIIFVDKQEHADGLLKDLMRASYPCLSLHGGIDQYDRDSIINDFKNGTCKLLVATSVAARGLDVKQLMLVVNYSCPNHYEDYVHRAGRTGRAGNKGFAYTFITEDQARYAGDIIKALELSGNPIPADLEKLWADFKEQQKAEGKLIKKSSGFSGKGFKFDETEQALANERKKLQKAALGLQDSDDEDTAVDIDEQIESMFNSKKRVKDMGTPGSSNAPTPSAGNAEKLEIAKRLALRINAQKNLGAEAQVFVPFHFKDVMQQATNAILRGGTIQAPTVSAKTIAEQLAEKINAKLNYVPIEKQEEEKQDGGQNESFKRYEEELEINDFPQTARWKVTSKEALQRISEYSEAAITIRGTYFPPGKEPKEGERKIYLAIESANELAVQKAKAEITRLIKEELIRLQNSYQPTNKGRYKVL, encoded by the exons ATGGGCCGGGAGTCCAG GCACTATCGGAAGCGCTCTGCGTCGCGGGGACGCTCTGGGAGCCGTTCTAGGAGTCGTTCTCCATCTGACAAAAGAAAACGTGAGGACAGACGCTCCAGGAGCAGGGATCGGGATCGCAGACGGGAGCGGTCGCGCAGCAGGGACAAGAGGAGGTCTCGCTCACGTGACAGGAAGCGCCAGAG ACGTTCAAGAAGTAGAGAAAGGGAACGGAGTCGGGAGAGAAGAAGATCGCGAAGCCGAGAGAGAAGGCGCTCtaggagcagaagcagaggcagACGGTCTCGATCCCCCAGTCCAAGCAAGAACCGGAAGACAGAAAACAG ATCAAGATCTAAAGAAAGGACAGAAGGTGTGGAAgtttccaaagaaaagaaaaaagagaaagatgacaaggaagaagagaaggataAAGATGCCAGTGCATCCACTGTGGCTACTGAG AATTTTGATCAGAacaaactggaagaagaaatgagaaaacgAAAAGAAAGAGTGGAGAAGTGGAGGGAAGAGCAACGCAAGAAGGCTATGGAAAACATTGGagagctgaaaaaagaaattgaggagatgaaacagggaaaaaaatggagtttgGAAGATGATGATg ATGACGATGAGGAGACcgcagaaggagagaaggaaggcaaTGAAGTTGAAGATGAAGAATTAGATCCTTTGGATGCTTATATGGAAGAAGTAAAAGAAGAGGTCAAGAAGTTCAATATGAGAAGTGTGAAGGGTGGAGGTGGGAGCGAAAAG aaatcTGGACCAACTGTTACCAAAGTAGTAACTGTGGTGACAACCAAAAAGGCAGTTgtagagacagaaaagaagaaaggggaactCATGGAGAATGACCAAGATGCAATGGAG TATTCTTCAGAAGAAGAGGAAGTTGATCTTCAGACTGCCCTAACTGGCTATCAGACCAAGCAGAGAAAGCTGCTAGAACCAGTGGATCATGGAAAAATAGAATATGAGCCCTTCAGGAAAAACTTCTATGTTGAAGTACCTGAACTAGCTAAAATGACACAAGAAG AGGTGAATGTGTACCGGCTGGAGATGGAGGGAATAACAGTCAAGGGAAAAGGCTGCCCCAAACCAATAAAAACCTGGGTACAGTGTGGTATTTCCATGAAGATTCTTACTGCTCTCAAAAA ACATGGCTATGAGAAACCCACACCCATTCAGAGCCAAGCTATCCCAGCAATTATGAATGGTCGCGACTTGATTGGCATTGCCAAAACGGGAAGTGGAAAAACTATCGCATTTCTGTTGCCCATGTTCAGACATATTATGGATCAGAGAGCTTTAGAAGAAGGAGAAGGTCCCATAG ctgtCATTATGACACCTACTCGGGAGTTGGCCTTGCAGATTACCAAGGAGTGTAAGAAGTTCTCAAAGACCCTTGGACTTCGAGTTGTCTGTGTTTATGGAGGAACAGGAATAAGTGAACAG atagCTGAACTCAAAAGAGGTGCTGAAATTATTGTTTGCACACCTGGACGTATGATTGACATGTTAGCAGCTAACAATG gTCGGGTAACAAATCTCCGCAGAGTCACATACGTTGTCCTTGATGAAGCAGACAGAATGTTTGACATGGGTTTTGAGCCTCAG GTTATGCGCATTGTAGACAACGTCAGGCCTGACCGTCAGACTGTCATGTTCTCTGCTACTTTTCCCAGAGCTATGGAGGCATTAGCTCGGAGAATCCTAAGTAAACCTATAGAAGTGCAGGTTGGAGGCAGAAGTGTTGTCTGTTCTGATGTGGAGCAGCATGTT attgTGATTGAAGAGGAGAATAAGTTCTTAAAGCTACTAGAGCTACTGGGCCACTATCAGGAGAAAGGATCAGTTATCATATTTGTGGACAAACAAGAACACGCTGATGGGTTGTTGAAAGATTTAATGAGAGCTTCTTATCCCTGCTTGTCTCTTCATGGAG GCATTGATCAGTATGACAGGGACAGCATAATTAATGATTTCAAGAATGGAACTTGCAAACTTCTGGTGGCCACATCTGTAGCAGCAAGGGGTTTGGATGTAAAACAATTGATGCTAGTGGTCAATTACAGTTGTCCCAACCATTATGAAGATTATGTGCACCGAGCAGGCCGAACTGGACGAGCTGGTAATAAA GGATTTGCATATACGTTCATTACCGAGGATCAGGCACGGTATGCTGGTGATATCATTAAGGCTTTGGAATTATCCGGGAATCCAATTCCTGCAGATTTAGAGAAGCTCTGGGCTGACttcaaagaacagcagaaggcT GAGggaaaactgattaaaaaaagcagTGGATTCTCTGGCAAAGGCTTTAAATTCGATGAAACAGAACAGGCCTTGGCTAACGAAAGAAAGAAGTTACAGAAAGCAGCTCTTGGCTTGCAAGATTCAGATGATGAAGATACAGCAGTTGAT attGACGAACAAATTGAAAGCATGTTCAATTCaaagaaaagagtaaaagaCATGGGAACACCGGGATCATCAAACGCTCCTACGCCATCAGCTGGTAATGCAGAAAAACTGGAAATTGCTAAAAGATTGGCTTTGAGAATCAATGCTCAGAAGAATCTCGGAGCAGAGGCACAAGTATTTGTCCCCTTCCATTTTAAG GACGTGATGCAGCAGGCTACAAACGCTATCCTTAGGGGAGGCACAATTCAAGCTCCTACAGTATCTGCCAAGACCATTGCAGAACAATTGGCTGAAAAAATCAATGCTAAGCTGAATTATGTACCTATagagaagcaggaggaagagaaacaggATGGTGGACAGAATGAATCTTTTAAGAGATATGAAGAAGAATTAGAGATCAACGATTTCCCACAG ACTGCCAGATGGAAAGTTACCTCCAAAGAAGCGCTACAGAGAATCAGTGAATATTCTGAAGCTGCTATTACAATCAGAGGAACTTATTTCCCTCCAGGCAAAGAACCCAAGGAAGGAGAGCGAAAGATTTATTTGGCTATAGAGA GTGCCAATGAATTGGCTgtacagaaagcaaaggcagaaatCACACGACTTATAAAAGAAGAGCTTATTAGATTG CAAAATTCataccaaccaaccaacaaagGAAGATACAAAGTTCTATGA
- the CAMLG gene encoding guided entry of tail-anchored proteins factor CAMLG, whose translation MEDGGGVGAASPGAPAGLSASQRRAELRRRKLLMNSEERINRIMGFHRPAAGKDDESHVESKLQHEQDKSNSLPLPSVSKRIVLGDSVSNVSGAADHAGSVGDLKGDKDLFSKTPQLVSEGTGELRHRNRGELPSEAAARPPRHGLEQYLSRFDEALKLRNQLMNEKPSQENGNAVEEFDSFRIFRLVGCALLAIAVRAFVCKYLSIFAPFLTLQLAYMGLSKYFPKSEKKVKTTVLTAALLLSGIPAEVISRSMDTYSKMGDVFTDLCVYFFTFIFCHELTLFFGSEVP comes from the exons ATGGAGGACGGCGGCGGGGTGGGAGCGGCGTCCCCGGGGGCCCCCGCGGGGCTCTCGGCCTCCCAGCGGCGAGCGGAGCTGCGGCGGAGGAAGCTGCTGATGAACTCGGAGGAGCGGATCAACCGCATCATGGGCTTCCATCGGCCCGCGGCGGGCAAGG ATGATGAAAGTCACGTGGAATCAAAACTTCAACACGAGCAAGATAAATCCAATTCCctgcctcttccttctgtttcaaAGCGAATCGTGCTTGGTGATTCTGTCTCTAATGTGTCCGGAGCAGCTGACCATGCAGGCAGCGTGGGAGACCTCAAAGGCGATAAGGACTTGTTCAGTAAGACCCCTCAGCTTGTCAGTGAGGGCACAGGCGAGCTCCGTCACCGTAACAGAGGGGAGCTGCCATCTGAAGCTGCAGCACGGCCACCCAGGCATGGATTAGAACAATACTTATCCAGATTTGATGAAGCTCTGAAGCTGAGGAACCAGCTGATGAATGAGAAGCCAAGCCAAGAGAATGGGAATGCAGTGGAGGAGTTTGATTCTTTCCGCATTTTTAGATTAGTGGGATGCGCTCTGCTTGCCATTGCAGTAAGGGCGTTTGTGTGCAAGTACTTG TCAATATTTGCACCCTTTCTTACTCTACAACTTGCTTACATGGGACTATCCAAGTACTTTCCAAAG aGTGAGAAGAAGGTGAAAACTACAGTACTaactgctgctcttttactgtCTGGAATCCCTGCAGAAGTGATCAGTCGCTCTATGGACACCTACAGCAAAATGGGAGATGTTTTCACAGACCTCTGTGTCTATTTCTTTACGTTTATCTTTTGCCACGAACTCACTCTGTTCTTCGGCTCTGAAGTACCATGA